A section of the Streptomyces sp. V3I8 genome encodes:
- a CDS encoding beta-eliminating lyase-related protein, which translates to MIVTTLQSHDGRGASLTRLRVPHLEVPPSRPVAGLRPSPPHRTAQGPTGTYHPWKGNFDLPALTSVIEQHGAENVAGAIATLTCNTSGGQPMSVANLREVSSHCRGLGIPVILDIARFAENSWFVKQREEEFKDGTMSHIVAQTMTCGDIAVASAKKDGLVNIGGFCALSTPGPCSPTWPTTRTPACRRRHHSNCCGSPFRAAPAPTTTWTTSPTH; encoded by the coding sequence ATGATCGTCACAACGCTTCAAAGTCATGATGGCAGAGGTGCGTCGCTCACCCGACTGCGGGTCCCTCACCTCGAAGTCCCGCCGAGCCGGCCGGTCGCCGGCCTGCGGCCGTCGCCACCGCACCGAACGGCGCAAGGACCGACCGGCACGTACCACCCGTGGAAAGGGAACTTCGACCTTCCGGCCCTCACCTCCGTCATCGAGCAGCACGGCGCCGAGAACGTGGCCGGTGCCATCGCCACCCTCACCTGCAACACCTCCGGCGGACAGCCCATGTCGGTCGCCAACCTGCGCGAGGTCTCCTCCCACTGCCGCGGCCTGGGCATCCCGGTCATCCTCGACATCGCCCGCTTCGCCGAGAACTCCTGGTTCGTCAAGCAGCGCGAGGAGGAGTTCAAGGACGGCACCATGTCCCACATCGTGGCGCAGACCATGACCTGCGGGGACATCGCCGTCGCCTCCGCCAAGAAGGACGGCCTGGTGAACATCGGCGGCTTCTGCGCCTTGTCGACGCCGGGGCCATGCTCCCCCACCTGGCCCACGACCCGGACACCGGCCTGCAGGAGAAGGCACCACTCGAACTGCTGCGGCTCACCGTTCCGCGCCGCGCCTGCACCAACGACCACATGGACTACGTCGCCGACGCACTGA
- a CDS encoding GNAT family N-acetyltransferase, with translation MSNRFHLAQGGGPTGLTADAAAGDSESALVSLAPGYTLTIADRDEVREAQQLRHDVFAAEFGAHMSTLVGGLDADEFDEHADHLIVRENNSRKIVGTYRMMPPRCATLVGERFGDRTFDLGALRPIASDLVETGRSCVHPDHRNGAVITLIWSGIGQYMRRTGHRWLGGCAWVHLRGDEGPPVAAWNAVRAKYMAPPEFRVAAREPLLNDDTVDVAGLVMPPLLRGYLRLGSWVCGEPAYDSDAGVASFYVLLSLDHMNSRYRRHFFDGAH, from the coding sequence ATGAGCAATCGTTTTCATCTTGCGCAAGGTGGTGGCCCAACCGGGCTCACCGCTGATGCCGCCGCGGGAGACAGCGAATCCGCACTGGTCTCCCTGGCCCCGGGCTACACCCTGACGATTGCCGACCGCGATGAAGTACGCGAGGCCCAGCAGTTGCGTCATGACGTGTTCGCGGCCGAGTTCGGCGCCCACATGTCCACTCTGGTCGGCGGCCTGGATGCCGACGAGTTCGATGAGCACGCCGACCATCTGATCGTGCGTGAGAACAACAGCCGGAAGATCGTCGGAACATATCGCATGATGCCGCCGCGCTGCGCAACGCTCGTGGGTGAGCGCTTCGGGGACCGGACCTTCGATCTCGGTGCCCTGCGGCCCATCGCCTCGGACCTGGTGGAAACAGGACGCTCGTGCGTACACCCCGATCACCGCAACGGCGCGGTCATCACCTTGATATGGAGCGGCATCGGCCAGTACATGCGCCGGACCGGACACCGCTGGCTGGGTGGCTGCGCCTGGGTCCACCTGCGGGGTGACGAAGGCCCGCCCGTTGCCGCCTGGAACGCGGTACGGGCGAAGTACATGGCCCCGCCCGAATTCCGGGTCGCCGCGCGTGAACCGCTTCTGAACGACGACACCGTCGATGTGGCCGGCCTGGTCATGCCGCCGTTGCTGCGCGGTTACCTGCGATTGGGAAGTTGGGTCTGCGGTGAGCCGGCGTACGATTCGGATGCCGGAGTGGCGTCGTTCTACGTACTCCTTTCCCTGGACCACATGAACTCGCGCTACCGCCGCCACTTCTTCGACGGGGCCCATTGA
- a CDS encoding pyridoxal-phosphate dependent enzyme, with translation MNAQPVSIPSLHDITSAAGRIRNVVRRTPVIQVAAGELDVPVPVNVKLEFLQHTGSFKVRGASNTLALLGASEGGAPTGGVCCASGGNHGAAVAWAAREAGLPATVFVPDFSPKAKTDIIEAFGARLCCVEGFYADALTASRHHARHEAAFHIDAYDDPQTVAGQGTLGLELAEQIPQGRPVLVGCGGGGLYAGVALALEGRNRVTAAEPSSAPSLTAALEAGKPVDVEVGGIALDSLGARRAGRIATAVGLSLGMKTLTVADEDIAAARALLWQRLRIVAEPGGATALAALLVHPERFPDGATVVVSGANTAPSSRGGS, from the coding sequence ATGAACGCACAGCCCGTCAGCATCCCCTCCCTGCACGACATCACGTCCGCAGCCGGACGGATCCGCAACGTAGTGCGCCGCACACCCGTGATACAGGTGGCGGCCGGGGAACTGGACGTGCCCGTCCCCGTCAATGTGAAGCTGGAATTCCTCCAGCACACCGGCTCCTTCAAAGTCCGCGGCGCGTCCAACACGCTCGCCCTCCTGGGCGCCTCGGAAGGCGGCGCCCCGACCGGCGGCGTCTGTTGCGCGTCGGGAGGCAACCACGGGGCCGCCGTGGCCTGGGCGGCGCGTGAAGCGGGCCTGCCGGCCACCGTGTTCGTACCCGACTTCTCGCCCAAGGCCAAGACCGACATCATCGAGGCCTTCGGCGCACGCCTGTGCTGCGTCGAGGGCTTCTACGCCGACGCGCTGACAGCCAGCCGGCACCATGCCCGGCACGAGGCCGCCTTCCACATCGACGCCTACGACGACCCGCAGACGGTGGCAGGGCAGGGCACGCTCGGCCTGGAGCTCGCCGAGCAGATACCGCAGGGGCGGCCCGTGCTGGTCGGGTGCGGTGGAGGAGGCCTGTACGCGGGGGTCGCCCTGGCGCTGGAGGGCCGCAACCGCGTGACCGCGGCCGAACCGTCCTCAGCGCCCTCGCTCACGGCAGCGCTGGAGGCGGGCAAACCGGTGGACGTGGAAGTCGGCGGGATCGCCCTGGACAGCTTGGGTGCCCGCCGGGCGGGCCGCATAGCCACCGCCGTCGGTCTCTCGCTCGGTATGAAGACCCTCACCGTCGCGGACGAGGACATCGCCGCCGCCCGCGCACTCCTCTGGCAGCGGCTACGCATCGTGGCCGAACCCGGCGGAGCCACCGCTCTGGCCGCACTGCTCGTCCACCCCGAACGCTTCCCGGACGGAGCCACCGTCGTCGTCTCAGGGGCCAACACCGCACCCTCCTCGCGTGGTGGCTCCTGA
- a CDS encoding SRPBCC family protein, whose amino-acid sequence MDFTNEFRVNLPPDAAWDLLTDVERVAPCMPGAQLTGVDGDSYNGIVKIKVGPMTVQYKGVVSFEEKDAAGRTAVLHARGRDTRGQGNADARVTARLVPDAAGTSVTVDTRLTITGRIAQFGRGMIEEVSGRLLTRFVDNLEGLLAAERGRDHLVEGPTEDEPQAPPPAPVPPPAPAAQSLDLMGVARGAALRRALPAALVLAVIVVVLVIWLRR is encoded by the coding sequence ATGGACTTCACCAACGAGTTCCGAGTGAACCTGCCGCCCGACGCCGCCTGGGACCTGCTGACCGACGTGGAGCGGGTCGCCCCGTGCATGCCGGGCGCGCAGCTCACCGGCGTGGACGGTGACTCCTACAACGGGATCGTCAAGATCAAGGTCGGCCCGATGACCGTCCAGTACAAGGGCGTCGTCTCCTTCGAGGAGAAGGACGCGGCCGGTCGTACGGCGGTGCTCCACGCGCGCGGCCGCGACACGCGCGGGCAGGGCAACGCGGACGCCCGCGTCACCGCCCGGCTCGTCCCCGACGCCGCCGGCACCTCGGTGACGGTGGACACCCGCCTCACCATCACCGGCCGGATCGCCCAGTTCGGCCGCGGGATGATCGAGGAGGTCAGCGGGCGACTGCTGACCCGGTTCGTGGACAATCTGGAGGGCCTGCTGGCGGCGGAGAGAGGCCGGGACCACCTCGTGGAGGGGCCGACCGAAGACGAACCGCAGGCACCGCCGCCCGCGCCCGTACCACCGCCCGCGCCGGCGGCGCAGTCCCTGGACCTGATGGGCGTCGCCCGCGGCGCCGCCCTCAGGCGGGCCCTCCCGGCGGCACTGGTCCTGGCCGTGATCGTCGTCGTCCTCGTCATCTGGCTCAGGCGGTGA
- a CDS encoding GNAT family N-acetyltransferase: MNDIRTPRLLLRRWQDDDLVPLSEMHADPTVMQWIGDGRPRSPEETAEDIEGWEEEWDEEGFGIFAVELLGSGELAGAVGLYVADSPAAIADRIAISWRLGRVYWGQGYASEAAHAALEFALQDRGIDRVVAAVRPGDTASVNVLDKLGLQPDGTAHDPVHGHELRLYAIDLTEFEG, from the coding sequence ATGAACGACATCCGTACGCCCCGCCTCCTCCTGCGCCGCTGGCAGGACGACGACCTCGTGCCCCTGTCCGAGATGCACGCCGATCCGACCGTGATGCAGTGGATCGGGGACGGACGGCCGCGCTCCCCGGAGGAGACCGCCGAGGACATCGAGGGCTGGGAGGAGGAGTGGGACGAGGAGGGCTTCGGGATCTTCGCCGTCGAGCTCCTCGGGTCCGGTGAGCTCGCCGGAGCCGTCGGCCTGTACGTCGCCGACTCCCCGGCCGCGATCGCGGACCGGATCGCGATCAGCTGGCGGCTCGGCCGGGTCTACTGGGGGCAGGGGTACGCCTCCGAGGCCGCCCACGCCGCGCTCGAGTTCGCCTTGCAGGACCGGGGCATCGACCGGGTCGTGGCCGCTGTCCGCCCGGGCGACACGGCGTCCGTGAACGTGCTGGACAAGCTCGGCCTCCAGCCGGACGGCACCGCGCACGACCCGGTGCACGGGCACGAGCTGCGGCTGTACGCCATCGACCTGACGGAGTTCGAGGGCTGA
- a CDS encoding DUF4360 domain-containing protein, which translates to MTGGLLLSGAIAALFATALPAHDPSTGIVDPPPDKIVIKVATVNGSGCPQGTAAVAVSPDNTAFTVTYSDYLAQAGGSSDPTAFRKNCQLNLIVAVPGGFTYAIASADYRGFAALQSGANSTEKASYYFQGSPNTVAITHPFKGPYNDNWQATDTTEWAQLVWSPCGVQRNFNINTELRVNAGTSAPGSTSFMTMDSTDGDISTVYHLAWKECPSS; encoded by the coding sequence ATGACTGGTGGGCTGCTTCTGAGCGGCGCGATCGCCGCTCTGTTCGCCACCGCACTTCCCGCGCACGACCCGTCGACGGGGATCGTCGACCCGCCCCCGGACAAGATCGTCATCAAGGTCGCCACGGTGAACGGCTCCGGCTGTCCGCAGGGCACCGCCGCCGTCGCCGTGTCCCCGGACAACACCGCCTTCACGGTGACCTACAGCGACTACCTCGCCCAGGCCGGCGGCAGCTCCGACCCCACCGCGTTCCGCAAGAACTGCCAGCTCAACCTGATCGTCGCCGTGCCGGGTGGCTTCACGTACGCCATCGCCAGCGCGGACTACCGCGGCTTCGCCGCGCTCCAGAGCGGAGCGAACAGCACCGAGAAGGCCTCGTACTACTTCCAGGGCTCACCGAACACGGTCGCCATCACGCACCCCTTCAAAGGCCCCTACAACGACAACTGGCAGGCCACGGACACGACGGAGTGGGCCCAGCTCGTCTGGTCCCCCTGCGGCGTCCAGCGGAACTTCAACATCAACACCGAACTCCGTGTCAACGCCGGCACCTCGGCCCCCGGCAGCACCAGCTTCATGACCATGGACTCGACCGACGGTGACATCAGCACCGTCTACCACCTGGCCTGGAAGGAGTGCCCCAGCTCCTGA
- a CDS encoding alpha-glucoside ABC transporter substrate-binding protein, producing MIRRAFGSTARPGPRAVTARRTLLPAARLPRVLLAACLLALVPGCTSESPRPLVVLGPWTGKEGEAFEAALQRLDDGTGRTYTYEGTRSLRETLVSQLEADTPPDVAVLNSIGELTEYARRDQLEPLTEPTRERAFSPWAPDLLVDGRSRTYWVPLKVDLKSLVWSRKGTPSDDPTWCVGLASQATSGWPGTDWIEDILLHQVGPARYTEWATSRLSWRDPDVVRAWTTWAQLLAGRSDRSVERSLTTSYEGTSGPAGPRGLLNSPGFDCTHEHQSAFIRYVYTGDGIRVEPSARFLGGRAEYRDAFEVSGDMAAVFSDDPAAQELVERLSSPRGRERWRAEADPAVRPLFPDTRGLPPTESANTVEQEIDALLNSRASALCFDASDVMPPELRDAFHRAVLEYFRDPARGHLDSLLRQLETVRVQVDEDADDTRSFRPPQEICDRLGG from the coding sequence GTGATCCGTCGCGCCTTCGGTTCCACGGCCCGTCCGGGCCCCCGCGCCGTCACGGCCCGCCGTACGCTCCTGCCCGCGGCCCGTCTGCCGCGCGTCCTGCTGGCCGCCTGCCTGCTCGCCCTGGTCCCCGGCTGCACGTCGGAGAGCCCCCGTCCCCTCGTCGTCCTGGGCCCATGGACCGGCAAGGAGGGCGAGGCCTTCGAGGCCGCGCTCCAGCGGCTCGACGACGGGACCGGCCGGACGTACACCTACGAGGGCACCCGCTCGCTGCGCGAGACGCTCGTCTCGCAGCTGGAGGCGGACACCCCGCCGGACGTGGCGGTCCTCAACAGCATCGGCGAACTCACCGAGTACGCCCGCCGCGACCAGCTCGAACCGCTCACCGAGCCGACCCGCGAACGCGCCTTCTCCCCGTGGGCGCCGGACCTCCTGGTGGACGGCAGGAGCCGCACCTACTGGGTGCCGCTGAAAGTCGACCTGAAAAGCCTGGTGTGGAGCCGGAAGGGCACGCCGAGCGACGATCCGACCTGGTGCGTGGGGCTCGCCTCGCAGGCCACCTCGGGCTGGCCCGGCACCGACTGGATCGAGGACATCCTGCTCCACCAGGTGGGCCCCGCCCGCTACACGGAGTGGGCCACGAGCAGGCTCAGCTGGCGCGATCCGGACGTCGTACGGGCCTGGACGACGTGGGCGCAGCTGCTCGCGGGCCGCTCCGACCGCTCCGTCGAACGGTCCCTGACCACGTCGTACGAGGGCACGTCCGGACCGGCCGGGCCCCGCGGACTGCTGAACTCCCCCGGTTTCGACTGCACGCACGAGCACCAGAGTGCCTTCATCCGGTACGTGTACACGGGCGACGGCATCCGGGTGGAACCGTCGGCCCGGTTCCTGGGCGGGCGGGCCGAGTACCGTGACGCGTTCGAGGTCTCCGGTGACATGGCCGCCGTCTTCAGCGACGACCCGGCGGCCCAGGAGCTGGTGGAACGGCTGTCGAGCCCGCGGGGGCGGGAGCGCTGGCGGGCCGAGGCGGACCCGGCGGTGCGTCCGCTGTTCCCGGACACGAGGGGTCTGCCGCCCACGGAGTCCGCGAACACCGTCGAGCAGGAGATCGACGCCCTGCTCAACTCACGCGCGAGCGCGCTGTGCTTCGACGCCTCCGACGTGATGCCGCCCGAGCTCCGGGACGCCTTCCACCGGGCGGTGCTCGAGTACTTCCGTGATCCGGCGCGGGGGCACCTCGACTCGTTGCTGCGGCAGCTGGAGACCGTGCGGGTCCAGGTGGACGAGGACGCGGACGACACGCGCTCGTTCCGCCCGCCCCAGGAGATCTGCGACCGCCTCGGCGGCTGA
- a CDS encoding serine/threonine protein kinase, which yields MEGAGGNGVTGELRESSASFGPLVVTSPVLRAAHVELPEESPDPVLLPTVTLLDRAASHGGDPEGLPLPPGRLLAGQYRLIRSLGYGGMGEVYLALDTKVDHREVAIKVLHPQQAAASAGALAEERRALVDLSHGDIIRVFNYGHHPEVGDFLVLQYVDGLTLEEVRARVQVNPDEFGGRRFHEFVLAYGVRILSALGHLHADRPGKVYGDLKPDNVMHDGTSTKIIDVGSVRAAGLPGHTTEGFRAPTVGPNGESTGQDDLFSLGETLRRLSGLGRSPDDLAELGRLDMIGPPRSPGDPEGPRPPGAPAMTAPCPRGLGLVSLARVLHRATRGERAGRFATAQEMEEQLRGVFRELRSLRTGAETFEPSPLFFQSPYALDAALGSAPPLTRWAAPDAPAPYAPPSPAEVAQRLPVPRPDPHDLHHAELSRLADAAPEALLQHTGDWRDSPEVHLLRCRLRLRGAGGGTGAAERELRFAETLIGAERAPHDWRLDWHRGLLALGQDRAGAARLHFDQVFAAIPGEYAPKLALGYCAERLGRWQEALTFYEAVRLRNPSLGSAAFGAARARLALGGDQVWDDAVRALDAVPQHSRHRTAARTAAVRVGVEHVRTAGHPDEGAERLREVLARLARLFHAHGLTDEQARVRMTAEVWEAVRGALARGAIDAAGLAELAAGADARLGLPSDEPGLRRELSRLYLTLAHQAARSAAAEDGTVAETLLDRAYAVRPLAFRHHRDSPWPGKRVAAWLRTTARAGARGKNSGTAADG from the coding sequence ATGGAGGGGGCAGGGGGCAACGGGGTGACCGGTGAACTGCGCGAGTCCAGTGCGTCGTTCGGCCCCCTCGTCGTCACGTCACCGGTCCTGCGGGCCGCACACGTGGAACTGCCCGAGGAGAGCCCCGATCCGGTCCTGCTCCCCACGGTCACCCTGCTGGACCGGGCGGCGTCCCACGGCGGCGACCCCGAAGGCCTGCCCCTGCCGCCGGGGCGGCTGCTCGCGGGGCAGTACCGGCTGATCAGGTCGCTGGGCTACGGCGGGATGGGCGAGGTCTACCTCGCGCTCGACACCAAGGTCGATCACCGCGAGGTCGCCATCAAGGTCCTGCACCCGCAGCAGGCGGCGGCCTCGGCGGGGGCGCTGGCCGAGGAGCGGCGGGCCCTGGTCGACCTCAGCCACGGCGACATCATCCGTGTCTTCAACTACGGGCACCACCCGGAGGTCGGCGACTTCCTCGTCCTGCAGTACGTCGACGGTCTCACCCTCGAAGAGGTACGGGCCCGCGTCCAGGTGAACCCGGACGAGTTCGGCGGCCGCCGCTTCCACGAGTTCGTCCTCGCCTACGGGGTGCGGATCCTCTCCGCGCTCGGGCATCTGCATGCGGACCGGCCCGGCAAGGTCTACGGCGACCTCAAACCGGACAACGTGATGCACGACGGCACCTCCACGAAGATCATCGACGTGGGGAGTGTCCGCGCGGCGGGGCTCCCCGGGCACACCACGGAGGGGTTCCGGGCCCCGACCGTCGGCCCGAACGGCGAGTCCACCGGCCAGGACGACCTGTTCAGCCTCGGGGAGACCCTGCGGCGCCTCAGCGGCCTCGGCCGCTCGCCCGACGACCTGGCGGAGCTGGGCCGCCTGGACATGATCGGCCCGCCGCGGTCGCCCGGGGACCCCGAAGGCCCCCGGCCTCCCGGCGCCCCCGCCATGACGGCGCCCTGTCCCCGCGGGCTCGGACTGGTGTCGCTCGCCCGGGTGCTGCACCGCGCCACCCGCGGCGAGCGGGCCGGGCGGTTCGCCACCGCACAGGAGATGGAAGAGCAACTGCGCGGCGTGTTCCGTGAGTTGCGGTCGCTGCGCACCGGGGCCGAGACCTTCGAGCCGTCACCGCTCTTCTTCCAGTCGCCGTACGCGCTCGACGCGGCGCTCGGCTCGGCGCCGCCCCTCACCCGGTGGGCGGCCCCGGACGCCCCGGCCCCGTACGCGCCGCCGTCTCCCGCGGAGGTCGCCCAGCGGCTGCCCGTCCCCCGGCCGGACCCGCACGACCTGCATCACGCCGAACTGAGCAGGCTGGCCGACGCCGCCCCCGAGGCGCTGCTTCAGCACACCGGCGACTGGCGCGACTCGCCGGAGGTCCATCTGCTGCGCTGCCGCCTGCGGTTGCGCGGCGCGGGCGGCGGGACCGGGGCCGCCGAACGTGAACTGCGGTTCGCCGAGACCCTGATCGGCGCCGAGCGCGCGCCCCACGACTGGCGGCTCGACTGGCACCGCGGGCTGCTCGCGCTCGGACAGGACCGGGCCGGGGCGGCACGGCTCCACTTCGACCAGGTGTTCGCGGCGATCCCCGGCGAGTACGCGCCGAAACTGGCCCTCGGCTACTGCGCCGAGCGCCTCGGCCGCTGGCAGGAGGCGCTGACGTTCTACGAGGCGGTGCGGCTGCGCAACCCCTCGCTCGGCAGCGCGGCGTTCGGCGCGGCCCGGGCACGTCTCGCACTGGGCGGTGATCAGGTGTGGGACGACGCCGTACGGGCGCTGGACGCGGTGCCGCAGCACTCGCGGCACCGGACCGCCGCGCGGACGGCCGCCGTACGCGTCGGTGTCGAGCACGTGCGCACCGCCGGACACCCGGACGAGGGGGCCGAGCGGCTGCGCGAGGTACTGGCGCGGCTGGCACGGCTGTTCCACGCGCACGGACTGACGGACGAGCAGGCCAGGGTCCGTATGACGGCGGAGGTCTGGGAGGCGGTACGGGGCGCCCTGGCCCGGGGTGCCATCGACGCGGCGGGCCTGGCCGAACTGGCGGCGGGCGCCGACGCACGGCTGGGGCTCCCGTCCGACGAGCCCGGTCTGCGCCGGGAGCTCTCCCGTCTCTACCTCACCCTCGCGCACCAGGCCGCCCGGTCCGCCGCCGCCGAGGACGGGACCGTCGCCGAGACCCTGCTGGACCGCGCCTACGCGGTCCGCCCGCTCGCCTTCCGGCACCACCGGGACAGCCCGTGGCCGGGAAAACGGGTGGCGGCCTGGCTGCGCACGACCGCCCGCGCGGGCGCACGGGGGAAGAACTCCGGGACGGCGGCCGACGGGTGA
- a CDS encoding RidA family protein gives MPTPIGGRVTPLAVNPSALPSPRGYSHGTLAGNTLHLGGQTALDAGMRIVPGGIVEQFRQAFGNVLTTLREVGGEPRDLVSVTIYLTDIPDYQAHGKEIGAVWRELAGPVYPAMAGIGCTALWQPEAMIEILGVAVVPEDRLVRPGG, from the coding sequence ATGCCGACACCCATCGGAGGCCGTGTGACCCCCCTCGCCGTGAACCCGAGCGCCCTGCCGTCGCCCCGCGGCTACTCGCACGGAACGCTCGCGGGAAACACCCTCCACCTCGGCGGGCAGACCGCCCTGGACGCCGGCATGAGGATCGTGCCGGGCGGCATCGTCGAGCAGTTCCGCCAGGCGTTCGGCAACGTCCTGACGACGCTCCGCGAGGTCGGCGGCGAGCCCCGGGACCTGGTCAGCGTGACGATCTACCTCACGGACATCCCCGACTACCAGGCGCACGGCAAGGAGATCGGCGCGGTGTGGCGCGAGCTCGCCGGTCCCGTCTACCCGGCGATGGCCGGCATCGGCTGCACCGCCCTGTGGCAGCCCGAGGCGATGATCGAGATCCTCGGCGTGGCCGTCGTCCCCGAGGACCGGCTGGTCCGGCCGGGCGGATGA
- a CDS encoding cupin domain-containing protein translates to MEPDLSKYRLEGDASMYRLPSGIVAPVVTRAGSESGNTADSGGAVRISGVSIQHTPATKLWFGKVGNDPGYRSVTHHHGEAETGGYVLSGRARIYFGERFEDYVDMAEGDWVFVPPFMPHIECNLSRTEPLTWMTTRTPENIVVNLADVPDADLRDWLDR, encoded by the coding sequence ATGGAGCCCGACCTCAGCAAGTACCGCCTCGAGGGCGACGCCTCGATGTACCGGCTGCCCAGCGGGATCGTCGCCCCCGTGGTGACGCGCGCCGGATCGGAGAGCGGGAACACCGCCGACTCCGGCGGCGCCGTCCGGATCTCGGGCGTCAGCATCCAGCACACGCCCGCCACGAAACTGTGGTTCGGCAAGGTCGGCAACGACCCCGGCTACCGTTCGGTGACCCACCACCACGGCGAGGCCGAGACCGGCGGCTACGTCCTGTCGGGGCGGGCGCGCATCTACTTCGGCGAGAGGTTCGAGGACTACGTCGACATGGCGGAGGGCGACTGGGTCTTCGTCCCGCCGTTCATGCCGCACATCGAGTGCAACCTCTCCCGCACCGAACCGCTGACCTGGATGACCACCCGGACACCGGAGAACATCGTCGTCAACCTGGCCGACGTCCCCGACGCCGACCTGCGCGACTGGCTCGACCGATGA
- a CDS encoding acyl-CoA thioesterase II: protein MTPDPGPAPEGTPPTSAYFTEAVTLTPAPAEHFDLAFTAVTQPCPWPKAYGGDLVAAAAAAAMRSVTDAKTLHSMHSYFLRPADIGARVRYEVEVVRDGRGYSTRQVRGYQNGRPLYVCLANFAAGEPGGTFHADFTEVVPDPEDLPGSQAYLQERDGGSMTEESKAYWSTGRSFDMRHVPGPVYLTVEGRRLPHQAVWVRPFDALRAVEGLTDAQRDLAALAYVCDYTILEPVLRVLGLAWADPGLVTASLDHAMWFHRPGPVGDWLLYVQEAVAADAGRGLGTGRFFTRDHRHLATVVQEGMIRPA from the coding sequence ATGACGCCGGACCCCGGCCCCGCACCCGAGGGGACGCCGCCGACCTCCGCGTACTTCACCGAGGCCGTCACCCTGACCCCCGCTCCCGCCGAGCACTTCGACCTCGCCTTCACCGCCGTCACGCAGCCCTGCCCGTGGCCCAAGGCGTACGGCGGCGACCTGGTGGCCGCGGCGGCCGCCGCCGCGATGCGCTCGGTGACCGACGCCAAGACGCTGCACTCGATGCACAGTTACTTCCTGCGTCCCGCCGACATCGGCGCCCGGGTGCGCTACGAGGTGGAGGTGGTGCGCGACGGCCGCGGCTACAGCACCCGGCAGGTACGCGGCTACCAGAACGGCAGGCCCCTCTACGTCTGCCTGGCCAACTTCGCCGCGGGGGAGCCCGGCGGCACCTTCCACGCCGACTTCACCGAGGTCGTCCCGGACCCCGAGGACCTGCCCGGCTCGCAGGCGTACCTCCAGGAACGCGACGGCGGTTCGATGACCGAGGAGTCGAAGGCCTACTGGTCCACCGGCCGGAGCTTCGACATGCGGCACGTGCCCGGCCCGGTCTACCTCACCGTCGAGGGCAGACGCCTGCCGCACCAGGCGGTCTGGGTACGGCCGTTCGACGCGCTGCGCGCCGTCGAGGGGCTGACCGACGCCCAGCGGGACCTGGCCGCCCTCGCCTACGTCTGCGACTACACGATCCTCGAACCCGTCCTGCGGGTCCTGGGCCTGGCCTGGGCCGACCCCGGCCTCGTCACCGCGAGCCTCGACCACGCCATGTGGTTCCACCGCCCCGGACCGGTCGGCGACTGGCTGCTCTACGTCCAGGAAGCGGTCGCCGCCGACGCGGGCCGCGGCCTGGGCACCGGCCGCTTCTTCACCCGCGACCACCGTCACCTGGCCACCGTCGTCCAGGAGGGAATGATCCGCCCCGCCTGA